In bacterium, one DNA window encodes the following:
- the cas1b gene encoding type I-B CRISPR-associated endonuclease Cas1b yields the protein MKNYYIFSNGVLKRKENTIFFETMEGKKPIPVENIDQLFVFGEVDFNNKFLNFSAQNGICIHIFNYYGYYSGTFYPRETNLSGDLLIRQVAHYLDGTKRIVLARCFVQGAIHNIKRNLQKREDFKKEISQIEEFEKEIEKAKTIPELMSLEAHTRKLYYGCFEKITGWEFGERIVNPPGNPLNALISFGNALVYTTVLREIYLTPLNPTISYLHQPGARRFSLSLDVSEIFKPILVDRIVFKLINLNQITEKHFEKELGGIYLDEEGRKIFIESFDEMLNTTLVHRNLRKKVKYKTLIKLELYKIIKHLLEEKKYNPLKVWW from the coding sequence ATGAAGAACTATTATATCTTTTCTAATGGAGTATTGAAGCGAAAAGAAAACACCATATTTTTTGAAACAATGGAAGGTAAAAAGCCAATTCCAGTTGAAAATATAGACCAGTTGTTTGTCTTTGGAGAAGTTGACTTCAATAATAAGTTTTTAAATTTTTCCGCTCAGAATGGTATCTGTATCCATATATTTAATTATTATGGATATTATTCTGGAACTTTTTACCCACGCGAGACAAATCTCTCAGGAGACCTTTTAATCAGACAAGTAGCACATTATCTTGATGGAACAAAAAGAATTGTTCTTGCAAGATGTTTTGTTCAGGGTGCCATACACAATATAAAAAGAAATCTTCAAAAAAGAGAGGACTTTAAAAAAGAAATATCACAGATAGAGGAGTTTGAGAAAGAAATAGAAAAGGCGAAGACCATACCAGAACTTATGAGTTTAGAGGCACATACAAGGAAACTATATTATGGTTGTTTTGAAAAAATTACTGGCTGGGAATTTGGAGAAAGAATTGTAAACCCACCTGGTAATCCTTTGAATGCACTTATATCTTTTGGGAATGCGCTTGTTTATACGACTGTTTTGAGAGAGATTTATTTAACTCCTTTAAATCCTACAATAAGTTATCTTCATCAACCAGGTGCAAGAAGGTTTTCTTTATCATTGGATGTTTCCGAGATATTCAAACCGATTTTAGTGGATAGGATAGTATTTAAACTTATAAATTTAAACCAGATTACAGAGAAACATTTTGAAAAGGAATTAGGAGGAATATATCTTGATGAGGAAGGCAGAAAGATATTTATTGAATCTTTTGATGAAATGCTAAATACTACTTTGGTTCACAGGAATTTACGAAAAAAGGTAAAATATAAAACACTAATAAAATTAGAACTATATAAGATAATAAAACATCTATTGGAAGAGAAAAAATATAATCCATTAAAGGTGTGGTGGTAA
- the cas7i gene encoding type I-B CRISPR-associated protein Cas7/Cst2/DevR, producing MKIKEAITITIIFEADALNRGEKVAGNIPSIKKLMRGWGEAYSFISRPAMRHYLWITLNRMNPERWKEAPVTRANGNVIQFDLKKGNIKEYAELDVFGYMGTKKGNKKGKGKQITRKSAIGITKSISFEPWAGDITFYANHDLVRRYVKQYPDAKLEPNPYNPEEHKSLYKTSFTLDLKKIGTDDSGRLVISDQEKEGRVLDILTSIYNGLYYHSSGECPGIVPLFLISGIVKIPIPIFHSFVDVEFYKENHRPKFRIRENLLQNGISNGWIEKINGKSLTFVESREPDAMSSDFIEKHSYAKWDIFIKELFK from the coding sequence ATGAAGATTAAGGAAGCAATAACCATTACTATTATTTTTGAAGCAGATGCTCTTAACCGAGGAGAAAAAGTAGCAGGAAATATTCCTTCTATCAAGAAACTTATGAGAGGTTGGGGAGAAGCATATTCATTTATTTCAAGGCCTGCAATGAGACATTACCTCTGGATAACACTTAACAGGATGAATCCAGAAAGATGGAAAGAAGCGCCCGTTACAAGAGCCAATGGTAATGTTATTCAATTTGATCTTAAAAAAGGTAATATTAAAGAGTATGCTGAACTTGATGTTTTTGGATATATGGGAACTAAAAAAGGTAATAAAAAGGGGAAAGGAAAACAGATTACAAGGAAATCCGCTATAGGAATAACAAAATCTATTTCTTTTGAACCATGGGCAGGAGATATTACTTTCTATGCGAATCATGATTTAGTTAGAAGATATGTTAAACAATATCCAGATGCAAAACTTGAACCAAATCCATATAATCCTGAAGAACATAAGTCGCTTTATAAAACCTCCTTTACGTTGGATTTGAAAAAAATAGGAACCGATGATAGTGGCAGATTGGTTATTTCTGACCAAGAAAAGGAGGGACGAGTTCTAGACATATTGACTTCTATTTACAATGGTCTTTACTATCATTCTTCTGGAGAATGTCCTGGCATTGTGCCTTTATTTTTGATTTCAGGTATCGTAAAGATTCCTATTCCAATATTTCATTCCTTTGTTGATGTGGAATTCTATAAAGAAAATCATAGACCAAAATTTAGAATTAGGGAGAATTTACTGCAGAATGGAATATCTAATGGTTGGATTGAAAAAATAAATGGAAAAAGTTTAACTTTTGTTGAATCTCGAGAACCAGATGCAATGAGTTCAGATTTTATAGAAAAGCACTCATATGCAAAATGGGATATATTTATAAAAGAGTTATTTAAATAG
- the cas5b gene encoding type I-B CRISPR-associated protein Cas5b produces the protein MKFLRLKIYQPHVHYRIPFTLSRRHTYPIPPYSTVIGLICNVLGIKDQNDEKFVKLKELGLAIYGKFESMTKEYIWLRNLSANSHRNRFITIQNRTMDQIPEHPGRQIPTRIDVLENVNLIIYIYHSDEKFIIELKEVFNNPQNRIYPLHLGRAEDWIVFEDSPEEAIRIVDIDKNNKKPFYGKLYYYTWIPDPRPRNKKSKEYPNWFEKDFYPVDYKEFFLKIKGSFHLVTGLYKIEDGFRNFRHIPVKLFEQGEFPFYFGKPFEFITDTEMNIPLFLCKMI, from the coding sequence ATGAAATTTTTGAGATTAAAAATTTATCAACCCCATGTTCATTATAGAATTCCGTTCACTCTTTCTAGAAGGCATACTTATCCCATTCCTCCTTATTCTACTGTTATAGGACTTATATGTAATGTTCTCGGAATAAAAGACCAAAATGATGAGAAGTTCGTTAAGTTAAAAGAGTTAGGTCTTGCTATTTATGGAAAGTTTGAATCAATGACAAAAGAATATATATGGCTAAGAAACTTGTCAGCAAATTCGCACAGAAATAGATTTATTACTATACAAAATAGAACTATGGACCAAATTCCTGAACATCCAGGAAGACAGATACCTACGAGAATAGATGTTTTAGAGAATGTAAACCTTATCATCTACATTTACCATAGTGATGAAAAATTCATCATAGAATTGAAGGAGGTATTTAACAATCCACAAAATAGAATTTATCCTTTACATCTTGGAAGAGCAGAGGACTGGATTGTATTTGAAGATAGTCCAGAGGAAGCAATAAGGATAGTTGATATTGATAAAAATAATAAAAAACCTTTTTATGGAAAGTTATACTATTATACTTGGATTCCTGACCCAAGACCACGAAATAAGAAAAGTAAAGAATATCCTAATTGGTTTGAAAAAGATTTTTATCCTGTTGACTATAAGGAGTTCTTCTTAAAAATTAAAGGGAGTTTTCATCTAGTCACAGGGCTTTATAAAATAGAAGATGGTTTCCGAAATTTTAGACATATCCCTGTGAAACTTTTTGAACAAGGTGAGTTTCCTTTTTATTTCGGAAAACCTTTTGAATTTATAACAGATACTGAAATGAATATTCCTCTTTTTTTGTGTAAAATGATTTAA
- a CDS encoding nucleotidyl transferase AbiEii/AbiGii toxin family protein: MEKTEQMKKIAREIQNNFKNFYLAGGTVLMFKYNHRISEDLDFLTEEEFSYMRISSKIKKFFVLEKEEKFVDNIDFIIKGIKVSFIFFPFKNINPLEVYDGIKMASDYDIFINKIYSAGRRIETKDLVDFAFLYSKYKWEKEKVESDFEKKFPLQDFNLYLGAILSVEDYPDVNRKTLKIIEEIKKKWQIIK; encoded by the coding sequence ATGGAAAAAACAGAACAAATGAAAAAAATAGCGAGGGAGATACAGAATAATTTCAAAAATTTCTATCTTGCAGGTGGGACTGTATTAATGTTTAAGTATAATCATAGAATTAGTGAAGACCTTGATTTCCTTACTGAGGAAGAATTTTCTTATATGAGAATATCCTCAAAAATAAAAAAATTTTTTGTACTGGAAAAAGAAGAAAAGTTTGTGGATAATATTGACTTTATAATTAAAGGAATAAAAGTTTCTTTTATCTTTTTCCCTTTTAAAAATATAAATCCACTTGAAGTATATGACGGAATAAAAATGGCTTCTGATTATGACATATTCATTAACAAAATCTATTCTGCTGGAAGAAGAATTGAAACAAAAGATTTGGTGGATTTTGCATTCCTTTATAGTAAATATAAGTGGGAAAAAGAAAAAGTAGAAAGCGATTTTGAAAAAAAGTTTCCTTTGCAGGATTTTAATCTATATCTTGGAGCAATTCTTTCTGTAGAAGATTATCCTGATGTTAATAGAAAAACATTAAAAATAATAGAAGAGATAAAGAAAAAATGGCAAATAATAAAATAA
- the cas4 gene encoding CRISPR-associated protein Cas4, with amino-acid sequence MVDLLNYRITGTHIAYYIVCKRKLWLFSHGLGMEQFSDFVEMGKVLSESSFKREGYKEIMLGDTIKVDFLRIGNEIIVNEVKKSRNLEEAHIWQTKFYIYKLQRTGVECTRGIIHYPKLMKKIEVILKDEDRRNIENAEENIKEIMDLSKPPEVVKKPYCRNCAYFELCYI; translated from the coding sequence ATGGTAGATTTATTAAATTATAGAATTACTGGAACACATATCGCTTATTATATTGTGTGTAAAAGGAAACTATGGTTGTTCTCACATGGATTAGGAATGGAGCAATTTTCTGATTTTGTTGAGATGGGTAAAGTATTAAGTGAGAGTTCATTTAAAAGAGAAGGGTATAAAGAGATAATGTTAGGAGACACAATAAAAGTGGATTTTCTCAGGATTGGAAATGAAATAATAGTTAATGAAGTCAAAAAATCAAGGAATCTTGAAGAAGCACATATATGGCAGACAAAGTTCTACATCTATAAACTCCAGAGGACAGGAGTAGAATGTACAAGAGGAATAATTCATTACCCTAAATTGATGAAAAAAATAGAGGTAATTTTAAAAGATGAAGATAGAAGGAATATAGAAAATGCAGAAGAGAATATTAAAGAGATAATGGACCTATCTAAACCACCTGAGGTAGTAAAAAAACCATATTGCAGAAACTGTGCATATTTTGAACTCTGTTATATATGA
- the cas3 gene encoding CRISPR-associated helicase Cas3': protein MDIWAKSSGVLLIKHTEDVIKTIEKLPLDKLNYGNFKNGSNIDEYYLKYLLKWAGFFHDLGKISPSFQKKIGNTNTLTSNNKFPYVRHNILSLFFIDKEKVKTICRNSESLYTTFLSAVAFHHWKIDEKKYLLQINNDLRETAEFLLKNSNGATLTEELKKIFSNFKIDGLAVTDYISFDEHIVKQISQGGNLTSIGIIPPYTLYFLPERLKLEIELKIDLNLWIFLSGFLIRADHFTSFVERQEHRGITLCEVEKETKRISIIENILEKHFGKQFWQKDMVENFKNKNLILIAPTGIGKTEFALLWSEDEKLFYTLPLRCATNQIFDRISKYLNQSNAAIFKEEDPFINENVGLLHSDADLYLVEKSSNSTEDIDGELLKILDLSRHFSLPINICTGDQIFPASLKYPQYEKVYATLGYSRLVIDEVQAYNPKACAMIVKLIEDIVSLGGKFLLMTATLPNFVKNYLKDKNVISDSDIINYYSEIKDDLIRHKIELRDKSITDDIREIIDKSKKGKRVLVVCNTVEKAEEMYEYIKNSTKDQKIYLDILHSRFTLEERKEKEKRLEEEFNNPKPEDENKSKILVATQVIEASLDIDADYLFTEIAPMDSLIQRMGRIMRRVNVLTGSIKDSNRIFTYENYYSQNEKNIYVYYIKEKGYIESGKGKIYEEILLKGTLEILKNKNNFTEKEKQKLVEGLYDNLENSEYINTFFQTVSILNAGYVSEYKEEAHNLFREIFSMSIIKSEHENEIIKKINDAILNNLDITWLWFKKEIIAKYVINLSGWKIKEREIIDTLWNILKDKIVQKDVEISRKLRSYSENIWVLKVNKIKEQSIII from the coding sequence ATGGATATATGGGCAAAATCTAGTGGAGTACTATTAATTAAACACACTGAAGATGTGATAAAAACAATTGAAAAACTACCTTTAGATAAATTAAACTATGGCAATTTTAAAAACGGTTCTAATATTGATGAGTATTATTTAAAATATCTGCTTAAATGGGCTGGATTTTTTCATGACCTTGGGAAAATATCGCCTTCTTTTCAGAAAAAGATAGGTAATACCAATACCCTGACTTCCAATAATAAATTTCCTTATGTAAGACACAATATTCTATCCTTGTTCTTCATAGACAAGGAAAAAGTAAAGACAATATGTAGAAATAGCGAAAGTTTATATACAACATTTTTATCTGCTGTTGCTTTTCATCACTGGAAAATAGACGAAAAAAAGTATCTTTTGCAAATAAATAATGATTTGAGAGAAACAGCAGAATTTCTGTTAAAGAATAGTAATGGAGCAACACTTACGGAAGAACTAAAAAAAATTTTTTCTAATTTTAAAATAGATGGATTGGCCGTAACTGATTATATTTCATTTGATGAACATATTGTAAAACAAATTTCTCAAGGGGGTAATTTAACCAGTATTGGGATAATCCCTCCGTACACTCTTTATTTTCTACCAGAGAGATTAAAACTGGAAATAGAATTGAAAATAGACCTTAATCTGTGGATTTTTCTTTCTGGCTTTTTAATAAGAGCAGACCATTTTACTTCATTTGTAGAAAGGCAAGAACACCGTGGTATTACTTTATGCGAAGTTGAAAAGGAAACAAAAAGAATTTCTATTATTGAGAATATATTAGAAAAACATTTTGGCAAACAATTTTGGCAGAAAGATATGGTTGAAAATTTTAAAAACAAAAATTTGATTCTTATTGCCCCGACAGGTATTGGTAAAACAGAATTTGCTTTATTGTGGTCAGAGGATGAGAAACTTTTTTATACACTTCCTTTAAGATGTGCCACAAACCAAATATTTGACCGTATCTCTAAATACTTAAACCAATCAAATGCTGCTATTTTTAAAGAAGAAGACCCTTTCATAAATGAAAATGTGGGACTTTTACATTCAGATGCAGACCTTTATTTGGTGGAAAAATCAAGCAATTCAACAGAAGATATAGATGGGGAACTACTTAAAATTCTAGACCTTTCAAGACATTTTTCTTTACCCATAAATATATGTACAGGAGACCAGATTTTTCCTGCATCTTTAAAATACCCTCAATACGAAAAAGTTTATGCAACTTTAGGCTATTCAAGATTAGTAATAGATGAAGTTCAAGCATATAATCCAAAAGCATGTGCAATGATAGTAAAATTAATAGAAGATATTGTTTCTCTGGGTGGTAAATTTTTATTGATGACAGCAACACTTCCTAATTTTGTAAAGAATTATTTGAAAGATAAGAATGTCATATCGGATAGCGATATTATTAATTATTATTCTGAAATAAAAGACGATCTTATCAGGCATAAGATAGAATTGCGAGATAAAAGTATTACAGATGATATAAGAGAAATTATAGATAAATCTAAAAAAGGTAAAAGAGTTCTTGTGGTTTGTAATACTGTTGAAAAAGCAGAGGAAATGTATGAATACATAAAAAATAGTACTAAAGATCAAAAAATATACCTTGATATACTACATTCAAGATTTACATTAGAAGAAAGAAAGGAAAAGGAAAAAAGACTGGAAGAAGAATTCAATAATCCTAAACCCGAAGATGAGAATAAATCTAAAATACTTGTTGCTACTCAAGTTATTGAAGCATCATTGGATATAGATGCAGATTATTTATTTACAGAGATTGCTCCAATGGATTCTTTGATTCAACGTATGGGAAGAATAATGAGGAGAGTAAATGTATTAACAGGAAGTATTAAAGATTCAAATAGAATTTTTACATATGAAAATTATTATTCTCAAAATGAAAAAAACATATATGTCTATTATATAAAAGAAAAAGGATATATAGAATCTGGGAAAGGAAAGATATATGAAGAGATTTTATTGAAGGGAACCCTAGAAATTTTAAAAAATAAAAATAATTTTACAGAAAAGGAGAAACAAAAGTTGGTTGAAGGACTTTATGACAATTTAGAAAATTCAGAGTATATCAATACTTTTTTTCAGACAGTATCAATTTTGAACGCTGGCTATGTTTCTGAGTATAAAGAAGAAGCGCATAATTTATTTAGAGAGATTTTTTCTATGTCAATAATAAAATCAGAACATGAAAATGAAATAATTAAAAAAATAAATGATGCTATTCTAAATAATTTGGACATTACTTGGCTTTGGTTTAAAAAGGAAATCATAGCTAAATATGTAATAAATTTATCAGGATGGAAAATAAAAGAACGGGAAATAATAGATACTTTATGGAATATTTTAAAAGATAAAATAGTGCAGAAAGATGTTGAAATAAGTAGAAAATTACGGAGTTATTCTGAGAATATTTGGGTTTTAAAGGTAAACAAAATAAAAGAACAGTCAATTATTATTTAA